One window of the Eucalyptus grandis isolate ANBG69807.140 chromosome 8, ASM1654582v1, whole genome shotgun sequence genome contains the following:
- the LOC104456791 gene encoding alkylated DNA repair protein ALKBH8 homolog has product MDGGDAAAILRQAFGDSSDEEGDQLDGLVARDGDEREPPRRPAPRQSPTWAPIEEIDGLWLCGDFLSPEQQRSLLSAVEEEGWFIEASHNQAMRFGSLPAWATELSNSIREAVLLGDFVPEFELSNSDAREATSLFPILPLELLGREPLFDQLIVNLYHPGEGICAHVDLMRFGDGIAIVSLESPCIMHFTWVGDTCNTSSEVENEQPMSKVPVYLPPGSLVLMSGEARYLWKHEINRKPGFQVWQGQELDQKRRISITLRKLSIAE; this is encoded by the exons ATGGACGGCGGCGACGCCGCGGCGATTCTCAGGCAAGCGTTCGGGGATTCCTCCGACGAAGAAGGCGATCAGCTCGACGGGCTCGTAGCTCGCGACGGGGACGAGCGGGAGCCGCCGCGGCGACCGGCGCCGAGGCAGAGCCCAACCTGGGCGCCGATCGAGGAGATCGACGGGCTGTGGCTGTGCGGCGACTTCCTCTCCCCGGAACAGCAGCGCTCTCTGCTCTCTGCGGTCGAGGAAG AGGGATGGTTCATCGAAGCTTCGCATAACCAG GCCATGAGGTTTGGGAGTCTTCCAGCGTGGGCAACTGAGCTTTCTAATTCTATTCGAGAGGCGGTGTTGTTAGGGGACTTTGTCCCAGAGTTTGAGTTGTCAAATTCAGATGCACGGGAGGCTACTTCTCTCTTTCCTATCCTGCCATTGGAATTATTGGGGAGAGAGCCTCTATTTGATCAACTCATTGTGAACTTATACCATCCGGGCGAG GGTATTTGCGCACATGTTGATCTAATGCGCTTTGGCGATGGAATTGCTATCGTATCCCTCGAGTCTCCATGCATCATGCACTTCACCTGGGTTGGAGATACATGCAACACCAGCAGCGAAGTAGAAAACGAGCAGCCAATGTCTAAAGTACCAGTCTATCTGCCTCCAGGTTCCTTGGTTCTTATGTCAGGAGAAGCTCGCTACCTTTGGAAACACGAAATCAATCGCAAACCGGGATTTCAGGTATGGCAAGGGCAGGAGCTAGATCAGAAGAGAAGAATCTCTATCACACTGAGAAAGCTTTCCATTGCCGAGTAG
- the LOC104456790 gene encoding translocator protein homolog — translation MASQDLKQRTTPHDPSPADAADAPAAAAPTTTTKARPRRADRRTMAKRGLRSLALAVSLPLSLTLLDIYFFGPLSAPAAAHAAAAADEAERPFVPPLWILHTLCAVSSLLMGLSAWLVWAEGGFHRRPAALPLYLAQLGLALAWGPVVFGLGAGRVGLAMAAGMVAAMVGCYKTFGEVNPIAGDLVKICFAWAGLLSVVNLKLVSM, via the coding sequence ATGGCTTCCCAGGACCTCAAACAACGGACCACACCGCACGACCCCTCCCCGGCCGACGCCGCCGatgcccccgccgccgccgccccgacAACCACCACCAAGGCCAGGCCGAGGCGCGCCGACCGGCGCACCATGGCGAAGCGCGGCCTCCGCTCCCTGGCCCTCGCCGTCTCCCTCCCGCTCTCCCTCACCCTCCTCGACATCTACTTCTTCGGCCCCCTCagcgcccccgccgccgcccacgccgccgccgccgccgacgaggCGGAGAGGCCCTTCGTCCCGCCCCTCTGGATCCTCCACACGCTGTGCGCCGTCTCCAGCCTCCTGATGGGCCTCTCGGCGTGGCTCGTCTGGGCCGAGGGCGGGTTCCACCGCAGGCCCGCGGCGCTGCCGCTGTACCTGGCCCAGCTCGGGCTGGCCCTGGCGTGGGGCCCGGTGGTGTTCGGGCTCGGGGCGGGCCGGGTGGGGCTGGCGATGGCGGCCGGGATGGTGGCGGCGATGGTGGGGTGCTACAAGACGTTCGGGGAGGTGAACCCGATCGCCGGCGATCTGGTGAAGATATGCTTCGCGTGGGCGGGCCTCTTGTCCGTGGTGAATCTGAAGCTCGTGTCCATGTGA
- the LOC104456789 gene encoding translocase of chloroplast 159, chloroplastic: MESKPVAPETNALSSGSSSSSSSSSSSRDYDYVPPVVAHPVKVGGSGSGGESEEDGGFVSGGEEERPAFAAPGSFRPVAKVSNDDDDDEDGEVVDGEDDGEAVRGGGFGEPKVKVLAGAAEGGEELGSLEGGVRGLSGVSGSGSLEKGVESGNFGFGERRVSRRKSLKELLETSGGDDDYQEGVKEVPMGVKEDKVIESGDVVEQSVQAGAVEVAKLQSEGAVVEQALDSSGGGKSEELSKAVEFVYSSVASADRVDSKNLEQKDVKQIEDDGVKFNDGGDTVVDAVKVDLTASGAAVVGEVMDGRDSEIQAVELSSEPVPLENGFDQISPKAENPAEIMAVRLDESSDGLRNSIDEASERVPEMKKDDVPGVGGDNMPEPGVAVVDQATEYPDQEVKKEMQMEPEAESGPKHDEPATKAADHGVESAYSHVSGERDEVQSLSLDSVTGHAEPKLDGKAKPPENNGTIAEVEGLGVETGVPVQSLSYDQDVSVEPGDDDKLQVDEETDMEGSDTDGEKGSMLFENSQAAKQFLEELERGAGSQSGAESSHDHSQRIDGQIVTDSDEEVDTDEDGDGKELFDSAALAALLKAATGADTDAGNITITSQDGSRLFSVERPAGLGSSLRSVKPASRPNRSSLFTSNLTPAESDNNLTEEEKKKLEKIQQLRVKFLRLVQRVGYSPEDSLAAQVLYRLALVAGRQAGQLFSLDSAKKTASELELEKKDDLNYSLNILVLGKAGVGKSATINSLLGEDKAMIHAFEPATTAVKEITGTVHGVKIRVFDTPGLKSSVMEQNENRRIFSSIKKFTKKCPPDIVLYVDRLDTQTRDLNDLPLLKSITSALGPSIWRSAIVTLTHGASAPPDGPSGSPLSYDVFVAQRSHVVQQSIGQAVGDLRLMNPSLMNPVSLVENHTSCRKNRDGEKVLPNGQTWRPQLLLLCFSMKILAEASSLSKPQDPFDQRKLFGFRVRSPPLPYLLSWLLQSRTHPRLSSDQGLENGDSDVDMAYSSDSDEEDEEDEYDQLPPFKPLRKSQIAKLSKEQRKAYFEEYDYRVKLLQKKQWREELKRMREIKKKGKVSPDEYDYMGEDGDPEDGSPAAVPVPLHDMVLPQSFDSDNPAYRYRFLEPTSQFVARPVLDTHGWDHDCGYDGVNLEHSLAIASQFPGAVALQITKDKKEFNIHLDSSVAAKHGDNGSTMAGFDIQNIGKQLAYIVRGDTKFKNFKKNKTAAGFSVTFLGENIATGFKVEDQIALGKRVMLVGSAGTVRSNSDAAYGANLEVRLREADFPVGQDQTSMSLSLVKWRGDLALGANMQSQFSVGRSSKIAVRAGLNNKLSGQISVRTSSSEQLQIALVGILPIVTAIYKSLRPGVSETYSIY; encoded by the exons ATGGAGTCCAAGCCGGTCGCTCCCGAGACCAACGCGCTCTcctcaggttcctcctcctcctcctcctcttcttcttcgtctcgCGATTACGATTACGTTCCTCCCGTCGTCGCCCATCCCGTCAAGGtcggcggcagcggcagcggcggaGAGTCCGAGGAGGACGGGGGGTTCGTGAGCGGCGGGGAGGAGGAGCGGCCGGCTTTCGCGGCGCCGGGGAGCTTCAGGCCGGTCGCTAAGGTGTCCaacgatgatgacgatgatgaggATGGTGAGGTGGTCGATGGGGAGGATGATGGTGAGGCGGTGCGTGGTGGCGGTTTCGGGGAGCCGAAAGTTAAGGTTTTGGCCGGTGCGGCTGAAGGCGGTGAGGAATTGGGGTCGTTGGAGGGTGGTGTTCGGGGTCTGAGCGGTGTTTCGGGGAGTGGTAGTTTGGAGAAGGGGGTGGAAAGTGGAAATTTTGGTTTTGGGGAGAGAAGGGTGTCCCGGCGCAAGAGTTTAAAAGAATTGCTGGAGACAAGCggtggtgatgatgattatCAGGAAGGCGTGAAGGAGGTTCCGATGGGTGTGAAAGAAGATAAGGTAATTGAGAGTGGAGATGTGGTTGAGCAGAGTGTTCAGGCTGGGGCTGTGGAAGTGGCTAAATTGCAAAGTGAGGGAGCTGTTGTGGAGCAGGCTTTGGATAGCTCCGGCGGTGGTAAGTCCGAGGAGTTGAGCAAAGCAGTTGAATTCGTATATAGTTCAGTGGCTAGCGCTGACAGAGTGGACTCCAAGAACCTTGAGCAGAAAGATGTCAAGCAAATTGAAGATGATGGCGTGAAGTTTAATGATGGTGGAGACACGGTTGTGGATGCTGTAAAAGTTGATTTGACGGCCTCGGGAGCTGCTGTCGTTGGGGAAGTGATGGATGGGAGGGATTCTGAAATCCAAGCAGTGGAACTCTCTAGCGAACCTGTGCCACTGGAAAACGGTTTCGATCAAATAAGCCCAAAAGCTGAAAATCCTGCTGAAATCATGGCAGTTAGATTGGATGAGAGCAGCGATGGACTACGGAACAGCATCGATGAAGCCTCCGAACGGGTTCCTGAAATGAAGAAAGATGATGTTCCTGGTGTTGGAGGAGATAACATGCCAGAGCCTGGCGTAGCAGTTGTTGACCAAGCGACTGAATATCCTGATCAGgaggtaaaaaaagaaatgcaaatggAGCCAGAAGCAGAATCTGGACCCAAACACGATGAGCCTGCGACGAAAGCTGCCGATCATGGAGTGGAAAGTGCATATAGTCATGTTTCTGGTGAGAGAGATGAAGTCCAGTCTCTTTCATTGGACTCTGTGACTGGACATGCAGAGCCTAAACTAGATGGGAAGGCAAAACCGCCGGAGAATAATGGAACTATTGCTGAAGTTGAGGGGCTTGGAGTGGAAACAGGGGTTCCAGTGCAATCTCTGTCATATGACCAAGATGTGTCGGTGGAACCTGGAGATGATGATAAACTTCAGGTGGATGAAGAAACCGACATGGAAGGCTCAGATACCGATGGAGAAAAAGGAAGTATGCTTTTTGAGAACTCCCAAGCTGCCAAACAGTTCTTGGAAGAACTGGAAAGAGGTGCTGGTTCTCAATCTGGTGCTGAAAGTTCTCATGATCATTCACAGAGAATTGATGGTCAGATTGTCACGGACTCTGATGAAGAAGTTGACACTGATGAGGACGGTGATGGTAAGGAGTTGTTTGATTCAGCTGCTTTGGCTGCTCTGCTAAAAGCTGCAACAGGTGCTGATACAGATGCCGGAAACATCACTATAACCTCCCAAGATGGCTCGAGGCTATTCTCTGTTGAGCGTCCTGCTGGGTTGGGGTCCTCTCTTAGGTCGGTGAAACCTGCCTCCCGACCGAACCGTTCTAGTCTTTTTACTTCTAATCTGACTCCTGCGGAGTCTGACAACAATTTGaccgaagaagaaaagaagaaacttgaGAAGATTCAGCAGTTGAGGGTCAAATTCCTAAGGCTTGTTCAACGGGTAGGTTATTCTCCAGAAGATTCACTGGCAGCTCAAGTTCTGTACAGGTTGGCGCTTGTTGCTGGGAGGCAAGCTGGTCAATTATTTAGCCTTGACTCAGCAAAAAAGACAGCATCTGAGCTTGAACtggaaaagaaagatgatttGAACTACTCTTTGAACATATTGGTTCTTGGAAAAGCTGGAGTGGGCAAAAGTGCAACCATAAACTCACTTCTTGGTGAGGATAAGGCAATGATCCATGCATTTGAACCCGCCACAACAGCAGTGAAAGAGATAACTGGAACAGTTCATGGAGTTAAGATCAGGGTCTTTGACACTCCTGGTTTAAAATCATCTGTTATGGAACAAAATGAGAACCGTAGAATCTTCTCTTCTATAAAGAAGTTCACGAAGAAATGCCCGCCAGATATCGTACTTTATGTTGATCGACTTGACACCCAAACGAGAGACCTCAATGATTTACCATTGCTAAAATCAATCACCAGTGCCCTTGGCCCATCAATCTGGCGAAGTGCTATTGTCACTCTTACCCATGGTGCTTCTGCTCCACCAGACGGACCATCTGGTTCTCCACTTAGTTATGACGTGTTTGTTGCTCAGCGTTCCCATGTTGTTCAGCAATCCATAGGACAGGCTGTAGGTGATTTACGCCTTATGAATCCAAGTCTGATGAACCCAGTTTCTCTTGTGGAGAATCACACATCTTGTCGGAAGAATCGAGATGGTGAGAAGGTGCTCCCAAATGGCCAAACCTGGAGACCTCAATTGCTATTGTTGTGCTTCTCCATGAAGATATTAGCAGAAGCAAGTTCTCTCTCAAAACCTCAAGACCCATTCGATCAACGCAAGCTGTTTGGTTTCCGTGTCCGCTCACCTCCACTTCCATACTTGTTATCCTGGTTGTTGCAGTCTCGCACACACCCCAGGCTCTCCTCTGATCAGGGTCTGGAGAACGGTGATTCTGATGTTGATATGGCTTATTCTTCTGATtcggatgaagaagatgaagaggatgagtaTGACCAGCTTCCTCCGTTTAAGCCACTCAGGAAATCTCAAATTGCTAAGCTTAGCAAGGAACAGAGGAAAGCATATTTTGAGGAGTATGATTACAGGGTGAAACTTCTGCAAAAGAAACAGTGGAGAGAGGAGCTGAAAAGAATGAGAGAGattaagaagaaaggaaaggttTCTCCTGATGAGTATGATTATATGGGAGAGGATGGTGATCCAGAGGATGGAAGTCCAGCTGCCGTGCCTGTTCCTTTGCATGATATGGTTCTTCCACAATCCTTTGACAGTGACAATCCTGCTTACAG GTACCGCTTTCTGGAGCCAACTTCACAGTTCGTAGCAAGGCCCGTTCTGGACACACATGGTTGGGATCATGATTGTGGTTATGATGGGGTAAACCTCGAGCATAGTCTAGCTATCGCCAGTCAATTCCCTGGAGCAGTTGCACTGCAGATCaccaaagacaagaaagaaTTCAACATCCACTTGGATTCTTCAGTTGCTGCAAAGCATGGCGACAATGGGTCAACCATGGCAGGTTTCGACATCCAAAATATTGGCAAACAACTTGCCTACATTGTCCGTGGGGACACTAAATTCAAGAACTTCAAAAAGAACAAGACTGCTGCTGGCTTTTCTGTTACGTTTTTAGGTGAGAACATAGCCACTGGTTTTAAAGTTGAGGACCAAATTGCCCTTGGAAAGCGTGTGATGCTGGTGGGTAGCGCTGGAACCGTTAGATCTAACAGTGATGCGGCATATGGAGCTAATCTTGAAGTGCGGCTTAGGGAGGCGGACTTCCCTGTGGGCCAGGATCAGACTTCTATGAGCTTGTCCCTTGTGAAGTGGAGAGGGGATCTTGCATTAGGTGCTAATATGCAGTCTCAGTTTTCTGTTGGACGAAGTTCTAAGATTGCAGTACGTGCTGGATTAAACAACAAGCTAAGTGGACAAATCTCGGTTCGTACCAGCAGCTCTGAGCAGCTTCAGATTGCGCTTGTGGGTATCCTTCCCATTGTGACAGCCATCTATAAGAGCCTCCGCCCCGGGGTTAGTGAGACTTACTCAATTTACTAG
- the LOC104456793 gene encoding rapid alkalinization factor, translating to MANAPSASILSFFLSIAILLVSSITANAGGDHELSWMLPAPMRAPGCQGPIAECLAEDEFGMDSEISRRILATMPRHISYDALQPGTVPCSLRGASYYNCRPGAEANPYNRPCSVITKCRS from the coding sequence ATGGCCAATGCCCCGTCCGCTTCcatcctctccttcttcctatCCATTGCGATCCTCCTCGTCTCCTCGATCACGGCCAATGCAGGCGGGGACCATGAGCTGAGCTGGATGCTGCCGGCCCCGATGAGGGCCCCGGGGTGCCAAGGCCCGATCGCCGAGTGCCTGGCGGAGGACGAGTTCGGGATGGACTCGGAGATCAGCAGGCGGATCCTGGCGACCATGCCGCGGCACATCAGCTACGATGCGCTGCAGCCGGGCACCGTGCCGTGCTCCCTGAGGGGGGCGTCCTACTACAACTGCAGGCCTGGCGCCGAGGCGAACCCGTACAACCGCCCCTGCAGCGTTATCACCAAGTGTCGTAGCTGA
- the LOC104456792 gene encoding dol-P-Man:Man(5)GlcNAc(2)-PP-Dol alpha-1,3-mannosyltransferase, producing the protein MEELVEMALEFVRGAGFICRTDGGQGNGDLWNVGWRLGGEADEGRRDGGRTRGWWVVVQSGRCDVTLGAEGEGEVGSHGRPSRVGRARIAPIRRDSSRPVKFFGNRKAAFALALLLADAVLVSLIIAYVPYTKIDWDAYMSQVSGFLGGERDYSNLKGDTGPLVYPAGFLYVYSAIQFVTGSEVYPAQILFGILYIINLGIVFFIYVKTDVLPWWALSLLCLSKRAHSIFVLRLFNDCFATMLLHASMAVLLSQKWHVGLIIFSAAVSIKMNVLLYAPSLLLLMLKAMDIFGVVSALACAALVQILLGLPFLLSYPVAYISRAFNLGRIFIHFWSVNFKFVPEPVFVSKGFAVSLLVVHLVLLFTFAHYRWCKHEGGLFNFLHSKFLSLKLKFSLLSSFSQQNFRSTGSLSKVLSQEHIVTTMFAGNFIGIVCARSLHYQFYSWYFYSLPYLLWRTPFPTLIRIILFVGVELCWNVYPSNIFSSVLLLCLHLIIFWGLWRAPPEYPYVKAESSSGKKEE; encoded by the exons atggagGAACTGGTGGAGATGGCTTTGGAATTCGTGAGGGGCGCCGGTTTTATCTGTCGAACGGACGGGGGGCAAGGCAATGGCGATCTCTGGAATGTAGGATGGAGGTTGGGCGGCGAGGCTGACGAAGGAAGGAGGGACGGAGGGAGGACGCGTGGGTGGTGGGTGGTGGTGCAGAGTGGACGATGCGACGTGACACTTGGCgcggagggggagggagaggtg GGAAGCCATGGCCGTCCCTCCCGCGTCGGCCGAGCTCGAATCGCGCCAATCAGGCGAGATTCTTCGCGTCCCGTGAAGTTCTTCGGGAATCGCAAAGCCGCCTTCGCTCTGGCTTTGCTCCTCGCTGATGCTGTCCTGGTTTCGCTCATCATCGCCTACGTCCCCT ACACCAAGATCGATTGGGACGCTTACATGTCTCAG GTGAGCGGATTtcttggaggagagagggaTTACAGCAACTTGAAAGGCGACACGGGTCCTCTGGTCTATCCGGCCGGCTTCCTCTATGTTTACTCTGCCATTCAGTTCGTCACCGGCAGCGAGGTCTATCCGGCTCAG ATTTTGTTTGGCATTTTGTACATCATTAATCTGGGGATCGTGTTCTTCATATATGTGAAGACAGATGTG CTCCCATGGTGGGCTCTGAGCTTGCTTTGTTTGTCAAAGAGGGCGCACTCTATCTTTGTTCTCCGTCTCTTTAATGACTGTTTTGCTACAATGCTCCTCCATGCTTCTATGGCTGTCCTACTTAGCCAAAAGTGGCATGTTGGGTTGATTATCTTCAG TGCTGCTGTTTCTATAAAAATGAATGTCCTCCTTTATGCCCCATCATTGCTTCTTCTAATGCTGAAG GCCATGGATATCTTTGGGGTGGTGTCAGCTTTAGCTTGTGCAGCACTTGTGCAG ATATTGTTGGGGCTTCCTTTTCTCTTATCCTATCCGGTTGCATACATATCTCGGGCCTTCAATCTTGGTCGCATATTCATCCACTTTTG GTCTGTTAACTTCAAGTTTGTTCCTGAGCCAGTTTTTGTATCGAAAGGATTTGCAGTCTCCTTGCTGGTTGTTCACCTGGTGTTGCTCTTCACATTTGCGCACTATAGATGGTGCAA GCATGAAGGGGGgctttttaatttcttgcattcaaagtttCTCTCCTTGAAGCTGAAGTTCTCTCTCTTAAGTTCCTTCTCACAACAAAATTTTCGTAGTACCGGCTCATTGTCCAAAGTTCTCAGCCAAGAGC ATATTGTGACGACTATGTTTGCTGGGAATTTTATTGGCATTGTATGTGCACGTTCATTGCATTATCAGTTCTACTCATG GTACTTTTACAGCTTACCTTATTTACTTTGGAGAACGCCTTTTCCAACACTTATACG GATAATATTGTTCGTAGGCGTGGAGTTATGCTGGAATGTCTATCCATCAAACATCTTTTCGTCTGTTCTGCTTCTCTGTCTccacttaattatattttgggGCCTTTGGCGTGCTCCCCCGGAATATCCTTATGTTAAGGCTGAATCATCaagtggaaagaaagaagaatga